Proteins encoded by one window of Modestobacter marinus:
- a CDS encoding YceD family protein: MPASSARSTGPSSGAASTDARRPVGDPVDKQLPTPAEKAAEKAWKVDLRELGRRAGSMREWEKTLPALDGWGVEMIGVPEGAPVQLHLRLESVMEGVLVTGQVELPVTGQCARCLDPVEDTLELDVQELYAYAGSTTEATSGEDEVRRIDGERLDLAPLVRDAVVLTLPLSPTCRPDCAGLCVDCGERLDDLPADHSHEVLDPRWAGLAARFTETADSADPTDSAAGPQPGSTSRTNPEEN; encoded by the coding sequence ATGCCTGCTTCCTCTGCGCGCTCCACGGGGCCGTCCTCCGGCGCTGCGTCCACCGACGCCCGGCGTCCGGTCGGCGACCCCGTCGACAAGCAGCTCCCCACGCCGGCCGAGAAGGCCGCCGAGAAGGCCTGGAAGGTCGACCTCCGTGAGCTCGGCCGCCGCGCCGGGTCGATGCGGGAGTGGGAGAAGACGCTCCCGGCCCTGGACGGCTGGGGCGTGGAGATGATCGGCGTCCCCGAGGGTGCGCCGGTCCAGCTCCACCTCCGCCTGGAGTCGGTGATGGAGGGCGTCCTGGTCACCGGCCAGGTCGAGCTCCCGGTCACCGGCCAGTGCGCCCGCTGCCTGGACCCGGTCGAGGACACCCTGGAGCTCGACGTCCAGGAGCTGTACGCCTACGCCGGCAGCACCACCGAGGCCACCAGCGGCGAGGACGAGGTGCGCCGGATCGACGGCGAGCGGCTCGACCTGGCTCCGCTGGTCCGGGACGCCGTCGTCCTCACCCTGCCGTTGTCGCCCACCTGCCGGCCCGACTGCGCCGGCCTGTGCGTCGACTGCGGCGAGCGGCTCGACGACCTCCCTGCCGACCACTCCCACGAGGTGCTCGACCCCCGGTGGGCCGGGCTCGCCGCCCGCTTCACCGAGACGGCCGACAGTGCCGACCCGACCGACAGCGCGGCCGGACCCCAGCCGGGGTCCACCAGCCGCACCAACCCAGAGGAGAACTGA
- the rpmF gene encoding 50S ribosomal protein L32, protein MAVPKRKMSRSNTRARRSQWKATAPALAPCPNPACRELKPPHQACPTCGQHDGRQVLSV, encoded by the coding sequence GTGGCCGTTCCGAAGCGGAAGATGTCCCGGAGCAACACCCGCGCCCGCCGGTCGCAGTGGAAGGCCACGGCCCCCGCCCTGGCGCCCTGCCCCAACCCGGCCTGCCGTGAGCTCAAGCCGCCGCACCAGGCGTGCCCCACCTGCGGCCAGCACGACGGTCGCCAGGTCCTCTCGGTCTGA
- the rnc gene encoding ribonuclease III codes for MPAGGAAHAGRAARWLLDALGLELPGDLLALALTHRSYAYENGGLPTNERLEFLGDSVLGLVVTDELYRSHPDLPEGQLAKLRASVVNMTSLARVSRALGEGGIGPHLLLGRGEQSTGGREKDSILADALEALIGAVHLGLGLDTASAVVHRLFDPLLAESATRGAGLDWKTSLQELGAALNLGAPVYDVLDAGPDHAKTFTAAVSLAGEVRGSGTGRTKKAAEQEAAETAWHALSADGGPTRD; via the coding sequence GTGCCCGCCGGCGGTGCGGCACACGCCGGACGGGCGGCCCGGTGGCTGCTCGATGCACTCGGCCTCGAACTCCCCGGCGACCTGCTCGCCCTGGCGTTGACCCACCGGTCCTACGCCTACGAGAACGGTGGGCTGCCGACCAACGAGCGCCTGGAGTTCCTCGGCGACTCGGTGCTCGGCCTGGTCGTCACCGACGAGCTCTACCGCAGCCACCCCGACCTGCCCGAGGGGCAGCTGGCGAAGCTGCGCGCTTCGGTGGTCAACATGACCTCGCTGGCCCGTGTCTCCCGGGCGCTGGGCGAGGGGGGCATCGGGCCGCACCTGCTGCTGGGCCGGGGTGAGCAGTCCACCGGCGGCCGGGAGAAGGACTCGATCCTCGCCGACGCGCTCGAGGCGCTGATCGGTGCGGTCCACCTCGGGCTGGGGCTGGACACCGCCTCGGCGGTCGTGCACCGGCTCTTCGACCCGCTGCTGGCCGAGTCGGCCACCCGTGGCGCCGGCCTGGACTGGAAGACCAGTCTCCAGGAGCTCGGGGCCGCCCTGAACCTGGGTGCACCGGTGTACGACGTGCTCGATGCGGGTCCCGACCACGCCAAGACCTTCACCGCCGCCGTGTCGCTGGCCGGTGAGGTGCGCGGCTCGGGCACCGGGCGGACGAAGAAGGCCGCCGAGCAGGAGGCCGCCGAGACGGCCTGGCACGCCCTGTCCGCCGACGGCGGACCGACGCGGGACTGA
- the mutM gene encoding bifunctional DNA-formamidopyrimidine glycosylase/DNA-(apurinic or apyrimidinic site) lyase produces MPELPEVEVVRRGLERWVAGRTIRQVEVHHPRAVRRHLEGADHFVAALTGRTLTAAHRRGKYLWLPLAEVDGAPSGRALVAHLGMSGQLLVEKPDEPDEVHLRARFRFTDGGRELRFVDQRTFGGLAVEEAAGDGLPARLAHIATDPLDPSFDLDDFSAALRRRRTEVKRALLDQTLIGGVGNIYADESLWRARLHGGRPTDKLTRAQVADLLEGVRDVLGESLAQGGTSFDSLYVDVNGQSGYFSRHLAVYGQVDRPCPRCGTPIRRESFMNRSSYSCPQCQPRPRARSVR; encoded by the coding sequence GTGCCGGAGCTGCCTGAGGTCGAGGTCGTCCGCCGGGGCCTGGAACGCTGGGTCGCCGGCCGGACGATCCGTCAGGTCGAGGTGCACCACCCCCGCGCGGTGCGCCGGCACCTGGAGGGCGCCGACCACTTCGTCGCCGCGCTCACCGGCCGGACGCTCACCGCCGCCCACCGCCGCGGCAAGTACCTGTGGCTGCCCCTGGCCGAGGTCGACGGTGCGCCGTCCGGGCGTGCGCTCGTCGCCCACCTGGGCATGAGCGGGCAGCTGCTGGTGGAGAAGCCCGACGAGCCCGACGAGGTGCACCTGCGGGCGCGCTTCCGGTTCACCGACGGCGGCCGGGAACTCCGGTTCGTCGACCAGCGGACCTTCGGTGGCCTGGCGGTGGAGGAGGCGGCGGGCGACGGGCTCCCGGCGCGGCTGGCGCACATCGCGACCGACCCCCTGGACCCCTCGTTCGACCTGGACGACTTCAGCGCGGCCCTCCGCCGCCGGCGCACCGAGGTCAAGCGGGCGCTGCTGGACCAGACCCTGATCGGCGGGGTCGGCAACATCTACGCCGACGAGTCGCTGTGGCGGGCCCGGCTGCACGGCGGCCGGCCCACCGACAAGCTCACCCGCGCCCAGGTCGCCGACCTGCTCGAAGGCGTGCGCGACGTGCTGGGTGAGAGCCTGGCGCAGGGCGGCACCTCCTTCGACTCCCTCTACGTCGACGTCAACGGGCAGAGCGGGTACTTCTCCCGCCACCTGGCCGTGTACGGCCAGGTGGACCGCCCGTGTCCACGGTGCGGCACCCCCATCCGCCGGGAGTCCTTCATGAACCGGTCCAGCTACAGCTGCCCGCAGTGCCAGCCCCGCCCGCGCGCCCGCTCGGTCCGATGA
- a CDS encoding acylphosphatase, which yields MSTPRRVVALVDGQVQGVGYRWFVRQAATGRGLTGSATNLPDGRVEVVLEGPDDDVRAVLAELSGPRAPGSVTAVEHRDDDARGVPDFTVA from the coding sequence ATGAGCACCCCACGGCGGGTGGTCGCCCTGGTCGACGGGCAGGTGCAGGGCGTCGGGTACCGCTGGTTCGTCCGGCAGGCGGCGACCGGGCGTGGGCTCACCGGCTCGGCGACGAACCTGCCCGACGGCCGGGTGGAGGTGGTCCTGGAGGGCCCGGACGACGACGTCCGTGCCGTGCTCGCCGAGCTCTCCGGGCCGCGGGCCCCGGGGTCGGTGACCGCGGTGGAGCACCGGGACGACGACGCGCGCGGGGTGCCCGACTTCACCGTGGCGTGA
- the smc gene encoding chromosome segregation protein SMC, with protein MHLSSLTLKGFKSFASPTTLRLEPGITAVVGPNGSGKSNVVDAIAWVLGEQGAKSLRGGKMEDVIFAGTAGRPALGRAEVTLTIDNSDGALPIDYTEVSITRRMYRSGESEYEINGDKVRLLDVQELLSDSGIGREMHVIVGQGQLDAVLSGRPEDRRAFVEEAAGVLKHRKRKEKALRKLDAMQANLDRLGDLTAELRRQLKPLGRQAEVARRAAGVQADLRDARLRLLADDLVGLRDALNADIADETAARARRATVEAALGEAARSESALERQLAADAPVLAAAQDSWFRLSTLAERFRGVAQLAAERHRHLAAVPAAAPGGRDPDQLDAEADRVDATERELAASLQAERGRLDTAVAVRGEVETTLAEAERALVAAARALADRREQLARLSGQVAAGRSRAAAGEAEIERLAAAAAEAADRAEVASDRLAARREELGADAGGDEGLAAAHAAAVTAHAEAARAVTELAAAERAAERDRAGWQARRDALALGLAPADGAAAVLAAGLPGVLGPVPDRLTVQPGAEVALAAALGGLADAVVVDGVEQAAAVLTHLAREDGGRAGLLVTGGLPAVSRDGWPELPAGVRWALDLVQAPAELAPALARALERVAVVPDLPAAVSLVRTHPRVRAVTDAGDLLGADWSVGGQANAPSGLEVRARVDEAAAELDRAAAHAAGLADELARAREAAADRSADVDAALTARQAGDRARSAAAAELAELGAAARSAVAEAERLDATRVRAEQAREQAVAGLVELEDRLAAAEAAPMEEEPSTDERDRLRAEAAAARQAETEARLAVRTAEERARSLAGRAESLRRQARQERAARERAAAARVARERGARVAAQVRAGAEEALTHLASSLARAAAERDALAEARTGRDAELLVVRARVREHTAELDRLTDEVHRDEVARAEQRLRIEALESRAAEEYGVDLPTLLAEYGPTAPVPPTQAQLAAAEAAGEPEPQPVPYDRSAQERRAARAERDLAALGKVNPLALEEFAALEERHTFLATQLEDLKATRRDLLTVVREVDARIHQVFAEAFADTQREFAQVFATLFPGGEGRIFLTDPEDLLTTGVEVEARPPGKKVKRLSLLSGGERSLTAVALLVAIFRARPSPFYVLDEVEAALDDVNLGRLLTLIEQLRDTSQLIVITHQKRTMEIADALYGVSMRGDGITGVISQRLRELQAS; from the coding sequence GTGCACCTGTCCAGCCTGACGCTCAAGGGCTTCAAGTCCTTCGCGTCGCCGACGACGCTGCGCCTGGAACCGGGCATCACCGCCGTCGTGGGGCCCAACGGCTCGGGCAAGTCCAACGTCGTGGACGCCATCGCCTGGGTCCTCGGCGAGCAGGGCGCCAAGAGCCTGCGCGGCGGCAAGATGGAGGACGTCATCTTCGCCGGCACCGCCGGCCGCCCGGCGCTGGGCCGCGCCGAGGTGACGCTCACGATCGACAACTCCGACGGCGCGCTGCCGATCGACTACACCGAGGTCTCGATCACCCGCCGCATGTACCGCTCCGGGGAGAGCGAGTACGAGATCAACGGCGACAAGGTGCGGCTGCTCGACGTCCAGGAGCTGCTCAGCGACTCCGGCATCGGCCGGGAGATGCACGTCATCGTCGGCCAGGGGCAGCTGGACGCCGTGCTGTCCGGTCGCCCGGAGGACCGGCGGGCCTTCGTCGAGGAGGCCGCCGGCGTCCTGAAGCACCGCAAGCGCAAGGAGAAGGCGCTCCGCAAGCTCGATGCGATGCAGGCCAACCTCGACCGGCTCGGCGACCTCACCGCCGAGCTGCGCCGGCAGCTGAAGCCGCTGGGCCGGCAGGCCGAGGTCGCCCGCCGTGCGGCCGGGGTCCAGGCCGACCTGCGCGACGCCCGGTTGCGGCTGCTCGCCGACGACCTGGTCGGCCTGCGCGACGCCCTAAACGCCGACATCGCCGACGAGACCGCCGCCCGTGCCCGGCGGGCCACCGTCGAGGCGGCACTGGGCGAGGCCGCCCGCAGCGAGTCGGCGCTGGAGCGGCAGCTCGCCGCCGACGCGCCGGTGCTCGCCGCCGCCCAGGACAGCTGGTTCCGGCTGTCCACGCTCGCCGAGCGGTTCCGCGGCGTCGCGCAGCTCGCCGCCGAGCGGCACCGCCATCTCGCCGCGGTCCCCGCCGCCGCCCCCGGTGGCCGGGACCCGGACCAGCTGGACGCCGAGGCCGACCGGGTCGACGCCACCGAGCGCGAGCTGGCCGCCTCCCTGCAGGCCGAACGCGGTCGGCTGGACACCGCCGTGGCCGTCCGCGGAGAGGTCGAGACCACGCTGGCCGAGGCCGAGCGGGCCCTGGTCGCCGCGGCCCGCGCGCTGGCCGACCGGCGTGAACAGCTGGCCCGGCTCTCCGGGCAGGTGGCCGCGGGACGCTCCCGGGCGGCGGCCGGTGAGGCCGAGATCGAACGGCTGGCCGCCGCGGCGGCCGAGGCCGCCGACCGTGCCGAGGTCGCGAGCGACCGGCTGGCCGCCCGCCGCGAGGAGCTGGGCGCCGACGCCGGCGGGGACGAGGGGCTGGCCGCCGCGCACGCGGCCGCCGTCACCGCGCACGCCGAGGCCGCCCGGGCGGTCACCGAGCTCGCCGCCGCCGAGCGCGCCGCCGAGCGCGACCGGGCCGGCTGGCAGGCGCGCCGGGACGCCCTGGCCCTCGGTCTCGCCCCGGCCGACGGCGCTGCCGCGGTGCTCGCGGCCGGCCTGCCCGGGGTGCTGGGCCCGGTCCCCGACCGGCTCACCGTCCAGCCCGGGGCCGAGGTCGCCCTGGCCGCCGCCCTCGGTGGGCTGGCCGACGCGGTCGTGGTCGACGGGGTCGAGCAGGCGGCCGCCGTGCTCACCCACCTGGCCCGTGAGGACGGAGGCCGTGCGGGCCTGCTGGTCACCGGTGGGCTCCCGGCGGTCTCCCGGGACGGCTGGCCCGAGCTGCCCGCGGGCGTCCGCTGGGCCCTCGACCTGGTCCAGGCCCCCGCCGAGCTCGCGCCGGCGCTGGCCCGGGCCCTGGAACGGGTCGCCGTCGTCCCCGACCTGCCGGCCGCCGTCTCCCTGGTGCGCACCCACCCCCGGGTGCGGGCGGTCACCGACGCCGGTGACCTGCTGGGCGCCGACTGGTCGGTCGGCGGTCAGGCCAACGCACCCTCCGGGCTGGAGGTGCGCGCGCGGGTCGACGAGGCCGCCGCGGAGCTGGACCGGGCGGCCGCGCACGCCGCCGGGCTGGCCGACGAGCTGGCCCGGGCCCGCGAGGCCGCCGCGGACCGGTCGGCCGACGTCGACGCGGCGCTCACCGCCCGGCAGGCCGGTGACCGGGCCCGCTCCGCCGCCGCTGCCGAGCTCGCCGAGCTCGGTGCCGCCGCGCGGTCGGCCGTGGCCGAGGCCGAGCGGCTGGACGCCACCCGGGTGCGCGCCGAGCAGGCGCGCGAGCAGGCCGTCGCCGGGCTGGTCGAGCTGGAGGACCGGCTGGCCGCCGCCGAGGCCGCGCCGATGGAGGAGGAGCCCTCCACCGACGAGCGCGACCGGTTGCGCGCCGAGGCGGCCGCCGCCCGGCAGGCCGAGACCGAGGCCCGGCTGGCGGTGCGCACGGCCGAGGAGCGCGCCCGCTCGCTGGCCGGCCGGGCCGAGTCGTTGCGCCGGCAGGCCCGGCAGGAGCGGGCGGCGCGGGAGCGGGCCGCTGCGGCCCGGGTCGCGCGCGAGCGGGGCGCCCGGGTGGCCGCGCAGGTGCGGGCGGGTGCGGAGGAGGCGCTCACCCACCTCGCGAGCTCACTCGCCCGGGCGGCCGCCGAGCGCGACGCCCTGGCCGAGGCCCGCACCGGCCGGGATGCCGAGCTGCTGGTGGTCCGGGCCCGGGTGCGCGAGCACACCGCGGAGCTCGACCGGCTCACCGACGAGGTGCACCGCGACGAGGTCGCCCGCGCCGAGCAGCGGCTGCGGATCGAGGCGCTGGAGTCCCGGGCGGCGGAGGAGTACGGCGTCGACCTGCCGACCCTGCTCGCCGAGTACGGCCCGACGGCGCCGGTGCCCCCGACCCAGGCGCAGCTGGCGGCAGCGGAGGCGGCGGGGGAGCCCGAGCCCCAGCCGGTGCCCTACGACCGGAGCGCGCAGGAGCGCCGGGCCGCCCGCGCGGAGCGGGACCTCGCCGCGCTGGGCAAGGTGAACCCGCTGGCGCTGGAGGAGTTCGCGGCCCTGGAGGAACGGCACACGTTCCTGGCCACCCAGCTCGAGGACCTCAAGGCCACCCGCCGCGACCTGCTCACCGTGGTCCGCGAGGTCGACGCCCGGATCCACCAGGTCTTCGCCGAGGCCTTCGCCGACACCCAGCGGGAGTTCGCGCAGGTCTTCGCCACCCTCTTCCCCGGCGGTGAGGGGCGCATCTTCCTCACCGACCCGGAGGACCTGCTCACCACCGGGGTGGAGGTCGAGGCCCGGCCGCCGGGCAAGAAGGTCAAGCGGCTGTCGCTGCTGTCCGGCGGCGAGCGGTCGCTGACCGCCGTGGCGCTGCTCGTCGCCATCTTCCGCGCCCGGCCCTCGCCGTTCTACGTCCTCGACGAGGTGGAGGCGGCGCTGGACGACGTCAACCTCGGCCGGCTGCTCACCCTGATCGAGCAGCTCCGGGACACCTCGCAGCTGATCGTCATCACCCACCAGAAGCGGACCATGGAGATCGCCGACGCGCTCTACGGCGTGAGCATGCGCGGCGACGGCATCACCGGGGTGATCAGCCAGCGGCTGCGGGAGCTGCAGGCCTCCTGA
- a CDS encoding endonuclease/exonuclease/phosphatase family protein: protein MTSVRLVSFNVHHGVGRDGRHDLPRLAQVLAAADADVVCLQEVDRHFGDRSEHVDQALLLSRALDLELAWGPSIDEPGGGTDRRQYGNALLSRLPLLGSELHRLPGQGEPRTALRARVQLAGGELWVTTTHLSSRSAEDRAAQAAALAGLHDHPQAAVLVGDLNAAATAPELAPLRERLSDAWELAANRSDQAGRFSLHARQGMTHPARRPRMRIDQVWVSAGVTVTGARVLDGSGASDHHPLLVELDLPAGG, encoded by the coding sequence ATGACCTCCGTCCGGCTGGTCAGCTTCAACGTCCACCACGGCGTGGGCCGCGACGGCCGGCACGACCTGCCCCGGCTCGCCCAGGTGCTGGCGGCCGCGGACGCCGACGTGGTCTGCCTGCAGGAGGTCGACCGGCACTTCGGCGACCGCAGCGAGCACGTCGACCAGGCCCTGCTGCTGTCCCGCGCGCTGGACCTGGAGCTGGCGTGGGGGCCCTCGATCGACGAACCCGGCGGCGGCACCGACCGCCGGCAGTACGGCAACGCGCTGCTGTCCCGGCTGCCGCTGCTGGGCTCCGAACTGCACCGGCTGCCCGGGCAGGGGGAGCCACGCACGGCGCTGCGCGCGCGGGTGCAGCTGGCCGGCGGCGAGCTGTGGGTGACCACGACGCACCTGTCCAGCCGATCGGCCGAGGACCGGGCCGCGCAGGCCGCCGCGCTCGCCGGGCTGCACGACCACCCGCAGGCCGCCGTGCTGGTCGGCGACCTGAACGCAGCCGCCACCGCCCCGGAGCTCGCGCCGCTGCGGGAGCGCCTCAGCGACGCCTGGGAGCTGGCGGCCAACCGCAGCGACCAGGCCGGGCGGTTCTCGCTGCACGCCCGGCAGGGGATGACGCACCCGGCCCGCCGTCCGCGGATGCGGATCGACCAGGTGTGGGTGTCGGCCGGTGTGACGGTGACCGGCGCCCGGGTGCTGGACGGCTCCGGGGCGTCGGACCACCACCCCCTGCTGGTCGAGCTGGACCTGCCGGCGGGCGGCTGA
- a CDS encoding alkaline phosphatase D family protein, giving the protein MPETAGTRPLLLLGPLLRHVDPVSATIWVETDRACDVAVLGQRARTFCVNGHHYALVVVEGLEPGSTTPYEVHLDGRRVWPAADSSTPPSRIRTAGRPGPFRLAFGSCRYATPTSVDVREAIPPDALDSYARRLLDLPEDQWPDALVLLGDQVYADEVTPATREWMAARRDLSQPPGAQAADFEEYSRLYAESWGDPQVRWLLSTIPSSMVFDDHEMIDDWNTSAAWRAEVTRTDWWRQRICGGLVSYWVYQHLGNLSPNELAENATWQAIQQRADGSDDAGPMLDAMARAADDEPEAVRWSYVRHWGPTRLIMVDTRAGRGLDEHDRKIVDDSEFDWVDAAVRQSVQDGVEHLLIGTSLPWLLPHSVHDIERWNETLSVRHHGRPLGRLMEKLRQAADLEHWAAFGQSFERLGRTLVATARGELGEPPATALVLSGDVHHAYAAELVDPGDLATRVHQLTVSPLHNQAPHAIEIGFKVGWSRWARVLTGGLRALARVEGSPLRWRKQAGPFFGNELGELLLEGRDARFLLWATSRDDDGTEHFTQVLDTRLS; this is encoded by the coding sequence ATGCCCGAGACCGCCGGCACCCGACCGCTCCTGCTGCTCGGGCCGCTCCTCCGCCACGTCGACCCCGTGTCGGCCACCATCTGGGTGGAGACGGACCGCGCCTGTGACGTGGCGGTGCTGGGCCAGCGGGCCCGGACGTTCTGCGTCAACGGCCACCACTACGCCCTCGTCGTCGTCGAGGGCCTGGAGCCGGGCAGCACGACCCCCTACGAGGTGCACCTGGACGGCCGGCGGGTCTGGCCGGCGGCGGACTCCAGCACCCCGCCGAGCCGGATCCGGACGGCCGGGCGGCCGGGCCCCTTCCGGCTGGCCTTCGGCTCCTGCCGCTACGCCACGCCCACGTCGGTCGACGTGCGCGAGGCGATCCCGCCGGACGCGCTGGACAGCTACGCCCGCCGGTTGCTGGACCTGCCGGAGGACCAGTGGCCCGACGCCCTGGTCCTGCTCGGCGACCAGGTCTACGCCGACGAGGTCACCCCGGCGACGAGGGAGTGGATGGCCGCCCGCCGGGACCTGTCCCAGCCACCGGGTGCCCAGGCCGCGGACTTCGAGGAGTACAGCCGGCTCTACGCGGAGTCCTGGGGGGACCCGCAGGTGCGGTGGCTGCTGTCGACGATCCCGTCCTCGATGGTGTTCGACGACCACGAGATGATCGACGACTGGAACACCTCGGCCGCCTGGCGCGCAGAGGTGACCCGCACCGACTGGTGGCGGCAGCGGATCTGCGGCGGGCTGGTCAGCTACTGGGTCTACCAGCACCTGGGCAACCTCTCGCCGAACGAGCTGGCCGAGAACGCGACCTGGCAGGCGATCCAGCAGCGCGCCGACGGTTCCGACGACGCCGGCCCGATGCTCGACGCGATGGCCCGGGCGGCGGACGACGAGCCGGAGGCGGTGCGCTGGAGCTACGTGCGGCACTGGGGACCGACCCGGCTGATCATGGTCGACACCCGCGCGGGCCGGGGGCTGGACGAGCACGACCGCAAGATCGTCGACGACTCCGAGTTCGACTGGGTCGACGCCGCGGTGCGCCAGTCGGTGCAGGACGGCGTCGAGCACCTGCTCATCGGCACCTCGCTGCCCTGGCTGCTGCCGCACTCGGTGCACGACATCGAGCGGTGGAACGAGACCCTGTCGGTGCGCCACCACGGCAGGCCGCTGGGCCGGCTGATGGAGAAGCTGCGGCAGGCCGCGGACCTGGAGCACTGGGCGGCGTTCGGGCAGTCCTTCGAGCGGCTGGGCCGGACCCTGGTGGCCACGGCCCGCGGCGAGCTGGGGGAACCGCCGGCCACCGCCCTCGTGCTGTCCGGCGACGTCCACCACGCGTACGCCGCCGAACTGGTGGACCCCGGTGACCTGGCCACCCGGGTGCACCAGCTGACCGTGTCGCCGCTGCACAACCAGGCCCCGCACGCCATCGAGATCGGCTTCAAGGTGGGCTGGAGCCGGTGGGCCCGGGTGCTCACCGGTGGGCTGCGTGCGCTGGCCCGGGTGGAGGGCAGCCCGCTGCGGTGGCGGAAGCAGGCCGGGCCCTTCTTCGGAAACGAGCTGGGCGAGCTGCTGCTGGAGGGCCGGGACGCCCGGTTCCTGCTCTGGGCGACCAGCCGCGACGACGACGGCACCGAGCACTTCACCCAGGTGCTGGACACCCGGCTGTCATGA
- the ftsY gene encoding signal recognition particle-docking protein FtsY, producing the protein MEFVLIAIAILVVALIAGVGLLVNRGRRTTRLDSDAARGTTLTRPPIAPDPTSGATAADRYTGPPTPAAPTGTEPTSPVDLPAEPEPGLVFDTPPPSAGRLIRLRSRLARSQSSLGRGLLTVLAREKLTEDDWEEVEETLLAADVGVAATTQIVNRLRTQSLVLATASGLQLRDLVVRELTAVLGPDLDRTLHTSRHDGRPAVVLVVGVNGAGKTTTVGKIARVLVGDGKSVLLGAADTFRAAAADQLETWGERVGVLTVRGREGGDPASVAFEAVRTGTEAEVDAVLVDTAGRLHTKSGLMDELGKVKRVVEKHGPVDEVLLVLDATTGQNGVVQARVFTEAVEVTGVVLTKLDGTAKGGIVVAVQRELGIPVKLIGLGEGPDDLAPFEPEAFAEALVGNA; encoded by the coding sequence ATGGAGTTCGTGCTGATCGCGATCGCGATCCTCGTCGTCGCCCTCATCGCCGGGGTCGGGCTGCTCGTCAACCGCGGCCGGCGCACCACCCGGCTGGACTCCGACGCCGCGCGCGGCACCACGCTCACCCGCCCGCCGATCGCCCCGGACCCGACCTCGGGCGCCACCGCGGCCGACCGGTACACCGGGCCCCCCACCCCTGCCGCGCCGACCGGGACCGAGCCGACCTCACCGGTCGACCTGCCGGCGGAGCCGGAGCCCGGCCTGGTCTTCGACACCCCGCCGCCCTCGGCCGGCCGGCTGATCCGGCTGCGCTCGCGGCTGGCCCGCTCGCAGTCGTCGCTGGGCCGCGGCCTGCTCACCGTGCTGGCCCGGGAGAAGCTCACCGAGGACGACTGGGAGGAGGTCGAGGAGACGCTCCTGGCCGCCGACGTCGGCGTCGCCGCCACCACCCAGATCGTGAACCGGTTGCGCACCCAGAGCCTGGTGCTGGCCACCGCCTCGGGCCTGCAGCTGCGCGACCTGGTCGTCCGCGAGCTCACCGCCGTCCTGGGCCCGGACCTGGACCGGACCCTGCACACCTCCCGGCACGACGGGCGCCCGGCCGTGGTCCTGGTGGTCGGGGTGAACGGTGCCGGCAAGACGACGACGGTCGGCAAGATCGCCCGGGTGCTGGTGGGTGACGGGAAGAGCGTGCTGCTCGGGGCCGCCGACACCTTCCGTGCGGCCGCCGCCGACCAGCTGGAGACCTGGGGCGAGCGGGTCGGGGTGCTCACCGTCCGCGGTCGCGAGGGCGGTGACCCGGCGTCGGTGGCCTTCGAGGCGGTCCGCACCGGCACCGAGGCCGAGGTGGACGCCGTCCTGGTCGACACCGCGGGGCGGCTGCACACCAAGTCGGGTCTGATGGACGAGCTGGGCAAGGTCAAGCGGGTCGTGGAGAAGCACGGGCCGGTCGACGAGGTGCTGCTGGTGCTCGACGCCACCACCGGTCAGAACGGGGTCGTGCAGGCCCGCGTGTTCACCGAGGCCGTCGAGGTCACCGGGGTCGTGCTCACCAAGCTCGACGGCACGGCCAAGGGCGGCATCGTCGTCGCCGTGCAGCGTGAGCTGGGCATCCCGGTGAAGCTGATCGGGCTGGGGGAGGGGCCCGACGACCTGGCGCCGTTCGAGCCGGAGGCCTTCGCCGAGGCGCTCGTCGGCAACGCCTGA